cctctctccaggacatgaagatctgttcttccatccctgctgattccaccccagaccatgatggaaccaccaccataacggtcatgttcactgatgttggcatcatggaaacgttcacgttgtcgtcgccacactcggtgcctcctgtctgtaaagtccaaacaatacctggactcatcggtgaacagaacttgaacccgatcgttctgtgtccaagtgacatgatcttcagcccagtccaatcgctcccgccggtgtcgaacagtcagagggactcgaacacatacccttctcgagttgagacctgcattgtgaaaccgattccgtatcgtctgagtggacacattcacccccgaggcgttcagaaGGTCGTttcgtaggctggttgctgtccagaagggatagagccacaaaatggtcttggcgttgggttgtcgcctctgacgaccacccccatgtcggtgtgctgtaccaaaagtttgttgtcggttccaggccctgtttacaacgctctggctgacgtttagtgcattttcaacgtcacgttgtgaatagccagcgtcaagcattccaatacatctgcccagttgttctgtcgtcaggcgacgccttatacgttgagggggcattgtgttgataaacgtagtgtaaacactcaagtgagtttgaaattttagaaagaatcagacaccgatgcctgagtgaaaatcgtgcaatggtagcaaaagcgtAAACtatgatgagaaacgcatttcccatggcatgaaatacacgtgcaagtttgttgaagacgtttttgatttcacttggacacaatattgccagttatgcagttattaatttttaaacataaaaatatttatgatccttatcaaattttgagtagtatatgaCAAGTGTTTGTATAGTTCAACATGAAAAAAGAGTGTTTGATTAAAAACAGTATACTAACCCATCGCATGTAGACGCCCGTgcctatggagcgccaaattaacacaaactcaaataattgaagatatcttcaattatttgaagataccatcaattcatttgatgctcgcaacaatttaattaaagatctcttcaaataatttaatgatatcttcaattctgaattattgcgcgtattaattgaattgatgatagcattaattcttcagctgaattgatgcgcgctttcattgaattaatgatatcaacaattgaattgatgcgcgctacaattcaattgagagcaataaatgatataatgcgcgcattaaatcgagagcaataattgaattgatgcgcgcattaattcatttaatgagagcaataattgatttaatgcgcgcattaattcaattattgctcacttcaattgaattaatgatatctttaattcttttgaagagagcaataattcttttagagagagcaactatgtaattaaagatatcttcaattcaacatatccacaattgaattaatggtctctttaattgaattgttgctctctttaaaagaattgatgcacgcattaattccttatacaaaagcattgtaaataattaaatatatcttcaattgaattaaagagatcatcaaattatttataccgagctctaaattaattattgcgagcaaaaTTTATtgtctcatcaattgaattgaagagagcaataatttaattaatgtgcgtattaaatcaattattgctctcattactTCAATTGATTttcgcattaattcaattgatgagagcaataattgaattgaagtgcgcattaattcatttgatgagagcaataattgatttaattcaattaaagaaagcaataattgaattgataatatctttaaataataataataatgtcctttgTTTAAACAGGATAGCTTcagttatttgagtttatgttaatttggcgctccatacgtGACTGCATATTATGCTTACCAAGTGCTACAGTATATGTCTGTTCCTCCTTGGGtttcatttctattgtttcGAGTTTCGCGAAAACGCTCCCACGTAAACAGTCCATAtgcgcctgggtcaaggatattgcactataacccgtatgtaaacaatggaggaaattcgaaccacgaataaatatattctctgatctatggtgtctctttttacatattttcatgtttcgggaagcttaactacatgtgtcattaccacagaacactaatttatcgacattttaaaaatgtattatcCCACTCAGTGGGATACATTTTTTAACTCTTGTGGGATAAGGAAATTCCACATCGAGGACAAGATTCGCTCTCTAGGACTCGGTAAATCCTCGACTTAGActgaatcttgtcccctcgatTGAATTTCCCAGTTCCACTGCACCCGAACTAATGAAGGATTATATTAATTCActtttatgtaatgattaaattcaaatttaacaTGGAGACTCGGTGAAATGTTCTCCGAAGAATTGTCTACAAATTCGATTGGTGAAAATCAAGTACAAGCTtcgatatgtacaatatttgatttctttttttgcCTTCGCAAATATTACAAATACCTATAGGAAACACGTTAAATGGCAATCGATCTAGAAATTCAACCACATACTAATTCAACAAATACAGTGACTAATAGGTTGGCAAACTCAACCGGCTTCTTTTTACTTCGTCTTGTTGCTACACGTCAAGTGAAGATGATTTCACATATTTTACTGATGTAAGCGTGGCAGTGGGAGAGAATTGGACATGTGTATTTGACTTGCTGAATCATTTGAGATTCTTCCTGTGCTGACCATGCAGTGGACAAATCCACTTCCGGCGGAAGGAACCTCCTTGTCTTCTTACACGGCACTACTTCCGCGGAGTGACAAGTCGGCTCTAACCGCTGTACCAAAGGGGAAGATGAAATAACAAGATCAATTTACTTGTCTGATTatcaatatatgtattatcaaagaataattctaaaaaaaatattgaaatatacgATCACAAAGATAAGCTGCattgagattttttaaatataaatgcaCTACCCTGCTGAGAAATGAGACGAATATTGAGAAAATGAAAACTCATAAAATGTTATTGACCCTCACAAATGTATGGACACCACAAACAAAACAATAGCACATGTCCGTAGGCTTGGAAATTTTCAACTTTAAGCACTATGTTGCCTCGTATTGAATTCGCCTTAGTCCACCAACGAGGATGATAATGAAGCAATGTCTCGAATCACGTAAcaaaatgttgtttgtttaCACCGCCGAAACGATCAAGACATGAAATTCCGATCCGTAGTTTCAATCAACGAAAGGTTAGAGTCGTGCTCAGGTAATATTGGTAAGGGTTTGTTATTCttaaatgaatttttctgtttaaaaaaaggTCTTCAATAATCATTACAATTGTTCTAACTTTCATCATATTACAGTCAATATATCAAAATCCATGAAAAGGCGTTCAGACAGGTACGAACTTCAAAAGGTGTACAAAATATATGCTCTTCAGAAGGTGTACAAAATATATGCGCTTCAGAAAGTATACAAACAGGTACGCGTTTCCAAAGGTGTAAAATCAGGTACGCATTTCGAAAGGTGTACAGATAGGTACGCGCTTCAAGAGGTGTACAAACAGGTAAGATCTTCAAAAGGTGTACAAAATGTACGCGCTTCAGAGGGTGTACAAAAGGTACACACATCAAAAGATGTACAAACAGGCGGAAACAGGTGCGCGTTTCGAaaggtgtaaaaaaaaaaaaaaaccacccacaAGTACGCGTTTTTAAAGGTGTAGAAAAATGTAACGCATTTTGAAAGGTGTACAGACGGGTACGCGTTTCGAAAGGTGTAAAAACGGGTACACGTTTTAAAAAGGTGTATAAACAAGAACGTGGTTCGGTATTATTCATGGAGGTTGGCGGTTGCCATGTAAACAATTATTTTATGACCACGTGAATCGCGACAAAATGGAGACGAAAATGTCCAAGTATACAACATCTAACCAAACAAATCTAGCGCTGACAAATAACGATACGGAGATACTTCAAAATATATAATGGGCGGGCCCCCCATGTGCATATTGCATATCACAGACACATCATACAAAAGTGGACGGTGGTCATTTCTTTGGCCTCCAGCCTTTGATAAAATCCACTATCTTTTTAACATCTAATGCATTCAGTTCTGGAAAACCCTCACGGAGCAAGTTTTTATCTAGGGAACACAACAGTTGGCCGTCTATCTGTTCGTTTGCCAGTCGCTTCACCACGCGATCTTTCATTCCAATATATCTCAGTGACCGCGAAACCTCCTGGACACTGAGGTTGGAAAGGTCAATTGGAGGTCTCCAACCGTCGTTATGTTCTTCGCCATATTCCGCGTAACTGTATTCACTGCCTCCATGGTAACCATAGTCACCTGACAAAACGGAGTCCTCCTGCCGAGAAAAGGACATTTCATTGATTCCAATGGATGACATTGACCTCTGATAGCGTTTACTTCCTGGTTCACTCGTGGCGTATAGAGATCGTCGGTCAAACTGCGCAGGCTCAAAGAGGGATAAACGGTGACTAAATTCCCGGACTGGAACAGACTCCTGTGATAAGGCCGAGTCTGGATGCCGGACAGGTGAATTTATGTCATCGAAAACGTTCATGACGTTGTTGACATGTCTAATGTTATGACTTCGAAGCGTGGCATTGGGGTCCAACACCAAGTTTTTATGAGACCGAGATCGCATTCGGGTCAAGGAATTGAAAGGATCACTGTCCATTCTGTGTTCATATGCACGCATGCGCACTCCATGGTAAGGGGTGCAGTCAGCTGTCTGTGTATTGATTGCTGAGCTATACTGAGGTATTTCAAAGTCCTGCACAGACATCTGGCTGTCTCCAAATTCCGTTTCCGGTTTATTAATTTCTCTCACAATTCCATCCTCTGTAAACGGAAACAATTTGTCAAAATCTAATGGGTCCTCCCTGTGAGATTTATAAACAGAATCTTTAGTTTTAGTGGAATTTCTCGGAGCTATCGGAGGCTTGTTGTACACACCGCTTCGTTCTTTTTCTCTTCTGACCTGCGCAGGACTCATGTAGTCATCGTCCTGGGCGTGGGGTTTATAGCAAGGAACAACTTCTTCGGATGGAGGACTTGGGGCGACTGGAAGTTCTTCATACAATGGTTCGCGTTCTTCTGGAGATTTTGGAATTGGCGGGAGATTCCTGCCCTGGTAAACAGTTTCCTCTTGTGAGTACTGAGTGGGTCGATATACAGGGTCGTTATCGTCTGTGTAATCCAGCCTTTGGGACTCCACCTTATCTCCTTGTGAAGTCTTACTTCCATCAATATCGCCGTCGTCGTCTGCGTAAGCTTCTAAGTTGAAGTCACTTTTTGTCAGTCTGGAAGAAAACACGCCCTCTTCCTGAAGCTGTTTTAAAGTCGCACGTTCCTTTTTGCCTTTTGAACGTAAGCTTAGTTTATCAAATATACCGGGTCCCTTTGATTTCTTGCTCGTTTTGATACGGACAGGAAGTTCCACCTCTAATTCTGATGGCGCGCTATTTTCATAGATACGTTCTTCTGTATCCATGATAACGGGTTCCTTTTTACGTTTGCTCGCGTGACCTTGAGATACATCCTTCCGAAAATGAATTTTTGCGGTTGTTGGAATTTCAAAAAGTTCACTATATTCATTTACCGGATAAATTCCCACCACGATCGTCAGTTCTTCCTTTACTCCTTCTATCATTAATAACCCACTGGGAAGTGCGCCTGCGTCAGGGTCCGCGTGAATCAACTGCGCGCGTACTGGAAGTGAGAACGAGGCAACTAAATCCTGAAGTTCATAGACAGAGTCGAAGTCATTATTGGTCAGGTCCCCCACCGGACTGAACACGCCAGTCATGATGAGTGGTATCATCACTTCACGTGCGCTCGTGTCGAAGCATTGGAGGTACTTCAACTCTTGATCTTTCTGAGAATGTTTCACCGGTTTGAGAATTTTCTTAAAGAAGTTTTTAACGTTTGATTTACTTTTCTTCTGATCCATATAGACAATTCCAGTGGTGAGAACCTGTCCCGGGGGGATCTCCAGCGGCACCCAGGAGCTAGCGCCACCTTCCACACTCAGCTGATACCCAACGATTGAAGTTCGAACCAGGAACCTCCTGGGCTTCACGTTTACAATCGCTTGTATGGAGTCAAAATACTCCACTGGACGGCCATCTTCTGGCAAAACTTCAAACCAACCTGTAATGTAAAAAAGTTTCGTCAGTTATATCGCAATCACAACGACCTGTCGTATAAACAATTATCTTTAGTAATAACACAAAGCAGTCAACATCAACTTCACACAgacgtgagagagagagagagagagagaataattacttttcgcaatgatcggtaaaagtataggtaaacaatgaaaaaaagatacacgaagtAAAACTAAACgcctatatatattatataaagcactaaataatcacaactaggtactgaaaattttcgccccagcccggggtcgaaccagcgacgtacggcacccaccgcctagcaagattgtcaaaccattgcgtaagtccactcggccacaacgacttccctgcTAAATGAagctttatatatataactaattaaaatcagaccttctctaaccgttacactggaccttctccagtgtaacggttagagaaggtcggattttaattagattgatatatatatatatatatatttatatatatatacgcacacacacatacacacacacaatatatatatatatacacacacacacaaagataatatatatacacacagagAGATAATATACACATCTAGTCGAGTATACTCAatcggctttgtgatattttattatattaacTTGAGTAGATTTTTTCTATACTTAAATCTGGATTTATATACCATAACATAAAACACAGAGAAATTCACTGTACGTGGATACCCATCGCATATATGTGGATATCGACATTACTACAAATAATTCTTTATTcgtcaacaaaattaaaaccCAGATGTGAAAATCGAAACCTACTGGCAACATTTGAGAGAACACATAATTTCTGGTCAATTTAGTTCAGACTGCCTCTTTTGTGTGATACTTAACAGACTGTACATACAAAACAGGTTTGTGACTAAACACGTGGGTAGTGTGAATAAATTATAACAGGTTAGATGTACTAAATGAAGGTACCTGTGACCCCCCGAGAGAAGTCAACGCTATCCAAAATACACCGTGTAAGATGTAGCCGGGGATTTAATCCGCCTGGTCGCTTTTGTTTTAAGATGGTCCTTTAATCTGGGGACATGTCGATAAGATTTGATAAGGAAGTACAAACAGAGACAGAAGGCGTCAGGATTCTAGACAACTACCACAGCGAGGGCCGAGCACAACTAAAATGTGTACTCGTTTTGGAAATGTATCAAGTGTTTACTTACATAGAAAATATATCGAATTTCATTCTCTGTAAATGAGAATTGGTGtgattttttaatttagaaatatgaattCATATACTTCCTTGGTCACCTCGTTTCTCTTAAATAAATTCTatgattgaaaatgtaaaattcataaAGGTGATATCAAACTTGTATTACTCAGTTTAAAATCATTACAAGGTGGACAATGATGTGAAAGGAAATATTTTCGGCGATGAAAAAGTGAAACGTGTCAAATTACAAcaggatgttttatttatttattttttgaatttcaatagTCATGTTTCGTTTCCGCGCAGAATCGTATTGCTATAGAATACTGCCATGGAATCTTTTATATGGACAATAATTTTCAACAtccattaaaataaaatattcatttacagtTCATATCCACGCAGCCAGAGGAGTATTTTTTAGGCAATTTATCTCGGGGAATCGTGAGAAACCTGTTGGCCTGGTTCGTATCGGGGGGAAATTCTCTGTAATAAAGCAGATCTCTGTGTCAAAATATGGACTTGTTAGACGACAAAACGATCTGGTATCAGCATAGAAAATTATGATAATTTgccttttaattatttaaaaatgtgaATTTGAATAGTTTTTATTATTGGTTTGCTATAGAGTTGCATACAACAAGGTTACTGGGTTTTAACACGCTCTTCGGATCCTCAGTATGAAGATGCATGTAATGTGAAATGAGATAATGCCTACtgtgtacaaaaataaaaaattataaaaaaaaaaaaaaaaaagacaatgcCTACTACACAGAAATGTCGATTTGTGTCACTCTGTAGTGAAGTTGTATGGAATATCATTATACGTCCTATTGTAAAATCATATATCGCAAATGTAATTCCGGAATATCCACGAAAGAGCGACTTCTGTTTTTCGTACTGTTGCTTGTAATGGCCTAAAGCATATTTCCTATGGGGTTCATAGAGCAATATTGCTTTAGAATATAATTTTCCACCATATTTCTCTTGGTTAACCATGAGAGTAGTAATGTCTCTCGACATCAGAAATTCTTGTGATGTACCGGACATCATTGAGAAGCCATTTTAACCCACTACATACGCTACAGCCGTTTTcagtatgaaaggcgaagataacgaacagtgatcaatctcataactcctataagcaatacaaaatagatagtcgggcaaatacggacccctggacacaccagaggtgggatcagtatGTAAGGTTTTCATTTCTGTTACCCCTATTTTGGCCTAGTTTCCAAATGTGGAGAAAAAGTTGTGAGGTAAACTACTTATGTACCTGGGAATTTATAGAAGAATACGACTCTTTTCTTACCTTTGACGGAGGACAGGATCTCCACCCGTTTGTTAGCAGTCACATACTCGGAGGATTTCCGGTCCCGCACCATCTTTTTGCAGACGACTCTTTGATGAGACTTCATCTCCATGAAATGTAGGACACTGTCATCAGCGCTTTCAGTGGAATATTGCCATGTTTTGATGTATTTAGTCAAATCCCCTTCATGATATTTAGCCACAAACGGAGGACGACCAGCGGACAAGAGGTCTCGGAGGAGTCTGGGCTTCTCTTCCCATAAAAAGTCTTTCTGGGGTCGGGGCAGGGTACCGACCGGGTCCATCCTGCCCCCGGACAAGCGAGCTTTAGCGCCCTGTTGTAAGTTCGTACCCGTCACCATACGTAATCTCCCGTCCGATATTGATAAACTGGTACACGACCAGCTCTACGTGTGTATGAAATACACTGTTCAGCCCATGTGTGCCAGAACTTATTTACATTCCTCAACATTCGGTAAATACCCACGTTTCGGTTACTACACAAACACAAAAACTGAGGTGGAAAATTGCCGAGATGTATCCGAAGGTATGATTGATATCGACCGATTCCTGTTCTAGGTATGCGCTGAAGGTCGCCGCTCATTACAGGACAGCTACGCGCCTGATTAGTTAATCAC
This genomic window from Ostrea edulis chromosome 4, xbOstEdul1.1, whole genome shotgun sequence contains:
- the LOC125671504 gene encoding uncharacterized protein LOC125671504; protein product: MVTGTNLQQGAKARLSGGRMDPVGTLPRPQKDFLWEEKPRLLRDLLSAGRPPFVAKYHEGDLTKYIKTWQYSTESADDSVLHFMEMKSHQRVVCKKMVRDRKSSEYVTANKRVEILSSVKGWFEVLPEDGRPVEYFDSIQAIVNVKPRRFLVRTSIVGYQLSVEGGASSWVPLEIPPGQVLTTGIVYMDQKKSKSNVKNFFKKILKPVKHSQKDQELKYLQCFDTSAREVMIPLIMTGVFSPVGDLTNNDFDSVYELQDLVASFSLPVRAQLIHADPDAGALPSGLLMIEGVKEELTIVVGIYPVNEYSELFEIPTTAKIHFRKDVSQGHASKRKKEPVIMDTEERIYENSAPSELEVELPVRIKTSKKSKGPGIFDKLSLRSKGKKERATLKQLQEEGVFSSRLTKSDFNLEAYADDDGDIDGSKTSQGDKVESQRLDYTDDNDPVYRPTQYSQEETVYQGRNLPPIPKSPEEREPLYEELPVAPSPPSEEVVPCYKPHAQDDDYMSPAQVRREKERSGVYNKPPIAPRNSTKTKDSVYKSHREDPLDFDKLFPFTEDGIVREINKPETEFGDSQMSVQDFEIPQYSSAINTQTADCTPYHGVRMRAYEHRMDSDPFNSLTRMRSRSHKNLVLDPNATLRSHNIRHVNNVMNVFDDINSPVRHPDSALSQESVPVREFSHRLSLFEPAQFDRRSLYATSEPGSKRYQRSMSSIGINEMSFSRQEDSVLSGDYGYHGGSEYSYAEYGEEHNDGWRPPIDLSNLSVQEVSRSLRYIGMKDRVVKRLANEQIDGQLLCSLDKNLLREGFPELNALDVKKIVDFIKGWRPKK